The Macadamia integrifolia cultivar HAES 741 unplaced genomic scaffold, SCU_Mint_v3 scaffold445, whole genome shotgun sequence genome segment CCATCATCTTGTATGTCCCTAGGAACATAAGACCCAGAATAGCTACGGCGTGGACCATCCCCCAAGGCCCAAGGTACTCATATTCAGATGCATGGTTCCATTTTTTACCCAAGGAGAATCAGACTTAGAATAACTACCATATGGAGTACCCGCCAAGGTACTCAGATCAATGCTATACTCTTTTACCCACGTACACGTACGAGTCTCATTGCAGTAGTTTTTCAGCATCCATATGTCCATTTTGTGATCAACATCATCAACACATGAAAGGCAGAGCAGCCCTTTCAACTCCACCAATTGGAGATCTATACCTGTAATATCAGAACACCCTCTGGGACGTGGGACAAGTCCAAATTCTTCACTCTTCGTATTGAACATCAAGATAGTCTGTTCAATATTGGTCATAAGCCCAGGGTGATGCTTGTTGTCGATCAGCCAATGAAGAACTCCATCCACGAAAGCTGGACATTGAAGATGCTCAACATTATAGGGggaatttcctataattttccAAGCCCAAGGAGAAGCATAAGAAGAAGGAGAGTCCTCTGTCATCCCCAAGGTGAAAACTGCACATTGTGTACATTGCATTGGGAGATTGGCACCATATCGATATCTCTTTTCCAAGAAAGGAGGAATCAGATGAACTATTTTATACTCATCGGTAGACTCAACATATCCAAAACCGAAACTACCATGGAATTCGAAGATATCAGAGTAATTAACCACAAGTGGCGGCAATGTTATCAGTTCATGTGTACTTGGATTGCAAACATGGAGTTGATTTTTGGATATGAAACACACCAGATGGAAGCGGGTAGGGAGCATGAGGGGGCGTCTAAGGGGGAAATCCATCTTATTAAACTCGAATTTGTCTAACAACCTCCCTTCCATGTCCGTGGAGGATTGGAGAAGAACAATCATGCTATATTTTAGCCCTGGAGGTATACAGgatgagaaaaagagaagaggaggtTTGGACTTGGAGTGGTGAGAATGGAGGTGAATGAAATACGAATCATTCGATATGACATGAAGCCATCGTTTACTTAGGCACTTGAACCTGAAGAGGGATTTCACAGGGAGCCATGAAAATAATTTGATCAACAAATGTTCAGGTACCACTACCACTAAAGATGAATCCTCACTGTCACTACTCATCCGCTTTAGACCGTCTCTGTTAGTCATTTTCTCGGGTTgaccaaatatttttttacaaaCCTTGGAATGCAAAGAAGAAAGGCATGCACTATTATTCTGAAGAAACAATGGCGGCTCATGCATCATCACTCGactattaaaaaattaataataataaaataaaaaattcataccAACAACAAACCATATCACTGGGAAATCTCATAGAACAGGTTCAGAATATAttataatgggaaaaaaagagatagaaagtAGCAGCACTGCAACAACGTAGAAGAGGTTACCTTAGACGATGAGATAGATGCTCTGTTTGTGTTTCAGTAGAGAATCGAGGGATCAAAAGACTTACAAACTCAAACGAGGCAGTAGACTGCAGCAGAGCAGCTTAGTGGTGCTGGATTGCAGTTAGTTGCAGATGGGGCAGCAGAGTCTCCATTGTTCTCCTCCCAGTCTCCCTCCCTCGAGTAGTAGGTTCGAGTAGTCTTGAAGACGAAGAGAGTTACAAGTGTTAAACCTGGAAAAAAAACGAAAACCCTTTGTAGGAGAGGAGAGCGGGAGACCTTGCCAGCGTGGGCGACACTCCACTGCTCCAGAACAGAGAGctcttccccttctcttctctgtttttaTATTCCCCCATAAAGCAAACTATCACCTCTCTTCCCCCTAATTAATGACACATTTTCACtgttttttaaattcaatttgTAATCAATCTTATATGTCGGATTGTTATGACCTATCAATAATCATTTAATACTTATATTCTAATTGAAAAAAACCTCTTGGATTTACAGTAGGCTGTACGTTCAAAGAcatttgaattttatatttattctattttagagagagaaaaagtaaATAGAATAATATATGTCTAGGTTTATAGTACACTGTAAGCTGCTAGGATACAAAATATTTACATCAAAGCAACATTCTACTGAAGCTTTGAACACTATGAAGATGCTTCATAAGAATAATCAATGCATGCATTGCTTCAGCATCTAGGCAATGACTTATCATGTTATGCAAAAGATTGCAGAAACCTAAAGATCCTACCTCATTAGTATTATTTGGATTGTCCAATAATCCATGAATTTTTCCCACTTATTTCTTGACCCTAACATTGAAAGAGCTTTGATTTGGTTGGTTAGGATCACCCAGCATTCTCAAGAGGTGAATGAGATGAACCACCACAGTGAGTTGTACATTAAAATCTGAAGACCTAGACTCTCTGTCAGGGGCAGGCCGGGAAGCAGAGCTGGTTTGGTGGCACAGGTAATGATAAAAAATACCTAAACGAGAAAATAGGGAGGAGGCAATATCAACTAGAAAACTCAAACCTGTGCTCGAATGCTTGCTGAACAGAAATTACTATTTTTGAGTCATAATTGAACATCTTAGATAATAGATTTAAAGAATCTTCGCTTGCTATTAGAAACAATGAATGAAATGGAGTAGGAAGAAATTGGTATTTCTAAGTAATCTGGTGAATCACTAAACCATTTACCCAACATTCAAATTCAACAAGGATTTCAATATTTAATTCAAATATGAACATATCAAGTGCAATTGTTTAATATCTTATCATTGATTATGGCCAACAAAATGTGCTCACTTTAAATCGCAAAAAAGAACCGAAAACCATAAAGAAAAACTGTGAAAAATATTGTTTTAGTTGCCTTTTTCTTATTCCACTAGGTGGGTCACACAGTTTGCCTGATCCTCCCACAACATCCTACATTCTTTCACATAATCTAAACCACAATAGCACAACTTTTCAAAAAGAATCAgaggaaaggaaaggagaatTTCAATCAAACCAAGCACAAAAATGCCTTGGCCCTATGCTGAGTGATATATCCTGTTTGAGTTAGCCATCCATATTCATGAAAAGATGCCAATTAAAGAGTTAGGAAggttttctatttaaaaataaaaaataaaaaaaaagacagttCATTAAAGAGACAAACAATGCTCCAATGAATATCCTATCCCCCTCAAAACTCAAAGCCATGAGCAAATCGAACATGTAGTAAGTACAGAGTCTGCCATGAGAAGACAATTACATTGAGGCGAGGAATGAGTTGGTAGTATTTTCATGTAGTTCATTAGAAGGAGGTTAATGAACTACATGAAAAATATGTATTATAAAATTCTAGAAGCCACATAACTAGGGGGTTCACCCATCTATGAACCAATCGGGTCGTTTTGTTTCATGAAAACCCATTCCATACGACGACTTGATAGCCCAACGAGCAAGTTGGAAAGCCACTTGAGTAGACAGTCTTTGATCATGGAATATTTGAGCCCAATCGAATTCAGAAAGAAGATCAATAATCTTGGTAAGAATCGTTTCCAGCTTTTGAAAACTTTGCCTTTCTCCAGTATTAATAGCATCAACTAGCTCCTTTGCATTAGAAACCAAAGCAATGCGCTGGATACCTTGCCCACGAGCTAATTGCAACCCACAAAGAATGgcttttgcttctgcttcaaTGGCATCTCCTCCTGCAAAATGTTCTGCCTCTAGTTCCTTCCCTTCGATAGCAACAAAGCCACCTCTAAAATCTGTTAGATATCCTCCATAAGAAAATCTGCGTGGATTGTCAAAAAGTGCAAAAACACGCACTACATAGAGTGGCGGGTTATCCATGTACGCCAACTCCCTTGATTGGGAGTGAGTAATTCCAGTAATTTCATCAAAATTGAATCTTTTCTGCATCatcaatttatattttaaagcaTTAATAAGACTgcatatgcattttttttttttgggacctGCCCAAATGTTAATGTTGATCGTAATCAAATAAGTAAAGCTAGGTGCAGTACCTGAATTACGTATCTCAGTGAGCGCAAACTCTCCGTATAGAAACTAAAGAATGAACGTCTCCATTTCTCACAAATAAATCCAGTAAAACTTGCGGTTTGGACATGGTAATAGAATGATCTTCCGTCCCACATCTCAATAAGCACCTTATTCCCGTCATCTTGTATGTCCCTAGGAACATAAGACCCAGAATAGCTACGGCGTGGACCATCCCCCAAGGTTCTCATATTCAGATGCATGTTTCCAAATGAGAGCAAAGGACAAGCAGACCTAGTATAGCTACCGTATGGAGTACCCGCCAAGGTACTCAGATCAATGCTATACTCTTTTACCCACGTAAAGGTACGAGTCTCATTGCAGTAGTTTTTCAACATCCATATGTCCATTTTGCGATCACCTTCATCAACACATGAAAGGCAAAGTAGCCCTCTCAACTCCACCATTTGGAGATCTATACCTGCAAGATCAGAACAATCTCTGGGACGTGGGACAAGTCCAAATTCTTCACTCTCCAAATTGAACGCCAAGATTGTCTGTTCAATATCGGTCATAAGCTCAGGGTGATGCTTGCGGTCGATCAGCCAATGAAGAACTCCATCCACGAAAGCCGGACATTGAAGATGCTCAACATTATAGGGggaatttcctataattttccAAGCCCAAGGAGAACCATAAGAAGAAGTAGAGCCCTCTGTCATCCCCAAGGTGAAAACTGCACATTGCGTACATTGCATTGGGAGATCGGCACCATATCCATATCTCTTTTCCAAGAAAGGAGGAATCAGATGAACTATTTTATACTCGTCGGTAGACTCAACATATCCAAAACCGAAGCTACCGTGGAATTCGAAGATATCATTGTAATTACACACAAGTGGTGGCAATGTTATGAGTTCATGTGTACTTGGATTGCAAACATGGAGTTGATTTTTGGATATGAAACATACCAGATCGAAGCGGGTAGGGAGCATGAGGGGGCGTCTAAGGGGGAAATCCATCTTATTAAACTCGAATTTGTCTAACAACCTCCCTTCCATGTCCGTCGAGGATTGGAGAAGAATAATCATGCTGTCTTCTACACCTGGAGGTATACAGGATGAGTAAAAGAGAAGAGGTGGTTTGGAGTCTTTGGACTTGGAGTGCTGAGAGCGGAGGTGAATGAAATAAGAATCATTGGATATGACATCAAGCCATCGTTTACTCAGGCACTTGAACCTGAGAAGGGACTTCATGGGGAGCCATGAAAACACTTTGATCAACAAATCTTCAGGTACCACTACCACTAATGATGGATCCTCATCGTCAATACTCATCCGACTTAGACGGTCTATGTTACTCATCTTCACGAGTcgatcaaataatttttttacaaaCCTAAGAATGCGAAGAAGAAAGACATACACTATCATTATAAAACAATTGAAACTGAAGAAAACAGAAGGAACAATGGCGGTTCCTATCATACCAACAACAAACCCTATCATTGGGAAATCTCATAGAACAGGTTCAACAGATTAATaaggtgggaaaaaaaatagaaagtagcAGAGCATTGTAGCACGGCAGAAGAAGTTACCTCAGACGATGAGATGCTCTGTTTCTGTCTCCGTTTCAGTCGAGAATCGGGATCAATCGAACGTAGCAGGACAGAAGACGCAGCAGAGCACCTGAGTGTTGGATTACGGTTAGTTGCAGCGGTGGCCGGACTTCGAAGTCCGATGGGGCAGCAGAGTCTCCATTGTTCTCCCAGTCTCGAGCTCGAGCCCAGTAGGTTCGAGTACTCTTGAAGACGAAGAGAGCTGTAACAATTCTTAAAGCTTATCCCTTATCCCCTTTCACAAAAGGTCGAATGACTGTATCCCATGTGAAATGACATCTATGCCCCCTCAGTGGGAGGGAGATTTTCGGAGAGGGAGTGCTTACTCGCGTGGGCCCCTCTCTCGATTGGAAATGTGGATTTACCATTTTAAATGGATTTTATTACCTTCTTACCCTTAAATCGTATCAGTGCATCAGTATTGGATCGGTCAACACTCAGGATTGCCATCCACCGAGACCAATCcaattattagtattattattatcagaataattagagaaaattaaaattaaagatcATAATTAAGTACATCAGTTCGATATTGTTCATAATTCTATCTACTTATAACTACCTTACAATTAGATAACATAAATTTCATGACTGGATGCTTTTCTGCATCTTTGGGGTGGAATGATATGGAACTTGAGAGATCATTGATCCTGGAAAATGTGGCAAAATGTAGAAGTGTCCATGCAACCTTAGTAAGATGTGGAATAAGATGAATTAACTCCTATTGTGAGAACCAAACTTCATTTATATTCCATCCTCTATTGAGTGTCGTCTTCATTCCTTCCAAAACACTTTCTGCTTCCACCGCTTCTCTTTGAGTAGTAGTAGTAGGATTCATGTAGATGATCCTAAACTTACCCTAAAAGAGGATTCCATACGCCCATCTGGAAGCTGAGTTCAAAAGATTAGTTGCATCAGCACAAATCAAAATTGGGTATGACAAAAAAGGGGTAGGAAAGCTTGTATGGAAGAAGGCCGGACCATCTGTAATGAGTAAGATAGTATCATTTAGGTTCACATGCTAAAGTTTGAGATAAGCAATCAatctattaatattttttaaaattagatCAAAATTAGGAGTGATTTTAGATGCAATTATCTCATTTCCAtgtttccaaataaaatttatgGTAATAGTAAAAGCATTAAAAAACAATGCAAGATCTGATCGAGATAGCTTATTATGAAGAAAGAAATATTTTACCTCCTGCACAAGAGAGATTAGATTGATGTTCTGTAACGGTAGACCCGAGAGGTAAGGGTGCAACAGGGcctggttgggttgggtttcttaaaaccctagcccaaccttgagtccctttaactgggcccaaacccgcaCTGACTCtgactcagggccgcaaaacttcaatcctgaccctacccttcagggttcagcccaacccttacccaccctgatTGGCCTTAATTTTTCAGGGTCAGGCCGAGATGACCCTAATCCTGACCTTGATTGGCcctgaccttggtttgccatcaagggctagGTACaccctgaccttgaccctgaccctacaaaatatgaaataacttaaaaataaaaaaatattcataataaagaggagataaaaaaaaaaaatacaaagttacaaatttcttggtaaaaaaagtaagagattttttttttttttgggtaaaaaatgcaagagatcggtgagaagaAATATTaagagttttgaggtgtcaataaCTCAAAtgtcaaataatacataaaattaggttaaattcagggttaacattagggtcacaaccagggtcaacatcaggggcaaaaatcGGGGTCGGGCTGGacaggccaaagacatcaacccttacccaccctgaccctgactctgggtcagaaatttcaaggTCGGCCCTTCCCTCAGGGCCTAAATTTTTGGGTCggtacttgttcgggatcagggCGGGCCAAGGGCTGGTACGGgccgtcaaggccaaacttgcacccctaccgAGAGGTCCAGCCATCCAAACATGCGATGTAAAATCACAAGTTAATAATAGGTGAGAGATAGTTTTTGATTGGCAACTACAAAACACACAAGAATTATCAATGCTCATCCATTTTCCCAAGATATCTCGTACTGGTATTCCATTATGTAGGGATCTCCagagaaattcttaaattttggGTGGATTTTTAGTTTCCACAAAAATTTCCACCACTTGTGGGGAATACCTCTCAAGATATACTGATTGTCATTACTTGAACAGGTATTGATAAACCTTGCACCAACACTGGTAGAATAGGAGCCATTGGTGGTCAAGGTGCATTGCCATTTGTCACATTGAGGAACGGAATGATACTTGTGATCTCCCTGGGTATGTGTGGCTGTAGACAAGAGGACAACAATTCCAAATTCCAGGAATTAGTGTTAATGAAACCATTCACCTTGTCAAAAATGTTAATGATTTGGGAAATGTGGGTAGGAGGGGTAATTGTACCAAATGGAACCCAAGGATCATACTAAAAGAATATATCAAAGCCATTCCAAACTACAAatataacacatttttttagAGTTGGCAGAATAGATGTCATGCTATTCCAAATCCATGACCCACGTCTATTGCAGACTTTAGGGTCAAACAGAGATTTTTGGTGGCAAGATTTGGCACGCAAGACTTTTGACCAAGTAGCATTAGGTTCAGATTGTAGTCTTTGTCCCAGTTTAAGCAATGGGGCTTTATTCTAGGTAGCAACATCCCATAGATGTAATCCAccaattttgatttggttgatagattttttttcccatgcaaTAAggtgcatttttttcttttttaaattcttaaaatAACTTCCATTCCAGAATCTGGCACAAATGGAATCAATATTCCGACATGTTTTGATAAGGAACACAAAACAAGACATGAGGTAAGGGGGAATTGAATAGAGAGTAGATTGTGTGAGAATTTTACGGCCAGCAAAAGAGAGCCAATTGGCCTTCCAAACCAAGAGACGACTATTGACTCTCTTGACAATACTACAGAGGCTAGGCACACGGGATCTAGGATGTAAGAGATTTGTTCCTAAATACTTGATTCCAACTAAAGAACTCAGCCGAATTTGTTCAAAGATAGCTTTGATAGCACCCTATTCCAATCTGTCATATGCTTTTGCCATATCAAATTTAATAGCAACAAAAccactttttccccttttttttttttttttgaagaaatgaaaGATCTCATGGGAAATAATTATGCATGTCAGAAATTTGAAAATCAGAAATAAAGGCTGCTTGGAATGTGGATATAAAGCTGGACAAATGATTCATGAGTCTATTGACCGATCCGATTATTGAAACCATGAACCTGACCTAAAACTGTTCATTGCAAGGGTCTTTGCAGGGTGTTTAGCCAGTGGTACTCTAGTTCCTTTTCCACACCTTCATTAccaaatttgttttgttttgtgaaTTTTTGACAAAAATTCTGTTTCTGATGACCTTCTGGCCTTAAGCAAAATTTAATCCTAGGTTTAGTCATatgaaataaattttcattctcaagcatTCTTCCACCAAGGTCTCttattcaccttttttttttttcttttgataaatccTATTcatctttcaagtttcaactaaaGTTTGTCACATGACGAAAATAAGAattataatattgaaaaaaatgtTGTCTAAGTCATTGGGGCAAGGTATGCTAGCATGTCTATTTGTCTCCTCTTCACTTGAACTGACCTTGCTGCCTTCTGTTGTATCATGTAATTTTATTACACTTCATGTTGCTCTCTCCTATACCGCTTTCTTAGAGATATCtctttataaaattttataCTACCAAAAGGATATGCACACACTGCCCCGGgatggatattttttttgggggggtgtgtGGGTCAGTGGGGTTAATGAGGTAGCAATTTGTTGGATTATTTTTGGTTGATCTGTAATGTAGGACCCGAATCCACAAAATTATTACAGTAGCCAAACAAGATTTGTTTAGTTATAAAAGTGGGGATTGAAGAATCTTTTCAAGTGATTCTGTCTTCACAGAACACTGCAGAACAGAACTTATAGAGTTCAGTTAAAATTCAGAACTCAAGACTAAAAAAGACATCCTACATCTTGGTGTAAACTCTTAGATGCATCTTGTGGgttctgtttttctttcccATGGTGACTGCTCCTTTCAGTTTTATACAACAACAGTGACAAGTTAGTTATATTGGTTTGAGCTCACTATTTTCTGTAAGTCCTACACCAGAGCACTCCAGGGGAGTTCCTTCCAAGTACTGAGAGGGCCTTTGGATGGATAATGCTACTTGAATTGCTGACAAATGCTTTTAAATACCAGCCTAGTAAATTTTGAGATATTAGTAAGTGAAGAAGCTAATAATTTCACATCCATCCTAGTTAGTTTCTTGTATATGATCTCTCACCACTCCAAAATTTGGTTTACCAGTCATGCCCCATaaaaaaatgggggaaaaaatcTTCAGGTTTACAAGCCTGCAACAATTCATCACAGTAAACTACAGCCTCCAAACAatatgaaaatatgaaattatgcgAAGAAAAGTCTAAATAGGTTGGCCCTGAATGGGCTAATGTACAATTCCAGAGGAGCACaagatcaaatttttttcattaaatgcATTCTATCAGCACTGCCAGGATGAGAAGAGTCAAAAATCAATATGGATACAGTATATTTTCATTAATGCAGCATTATACTGAAGATATGCAAACTATGAAGATGCTTCATAAGAAAATCAAAGCATGCATTGCTTCAGCATCAAGCTAATGTCTTATCATGGATTATGCACAAGATTGCAACAACCTGATGATCCATAGTCCATACCTACCTCTTTAGTATTTGTTTGGATGGTCTAATAacccatgaatttttttttcacccttaTTTCTTGACCCAAAGGCTGGAAATGCAAGCCTTCTCAAGAGATGAATGAGAAGAACCACCACCGTGAATTGTGGATTAAGATGTGAAGGCCTAGACCCCTCCCTCAGGGGCAAGCAAGGAAAGCAAAGCTAGTTTGTTGGCACAGgtaaagatgaaaaataattaaCTGAGAAGACAAGAACAGTATCAACTTGCGCCCTCTTGTTGAATGatagtgttaagtttgtctcgaattcttgacccgttttgaagattgacccgatccgacatattttggtggcgacccgaatggaaatttttttgagatatgtgatggaagcagagggcttgggcctataGGCGGCGACCCATTTctggtatggttcgaccggatcgaccgcgacccgatgggtcgacccgcgatttggagtatatatataatgtactgttgcttgttgagaaagtcattgtattccagggttttcacgcaactagggtttcagggcgagtttttcctcgccgctgctagggtgtaatttctcttctgcatagtgaatcatcttcttcttcgcccgaggacatagcacaccatcctggtgtgtgaacctcgttaaatctctgtcgtGCGGATCTAgtatctctttattattcgtgtttcttggtgtttgatctaacagataGATGTTCATTGCCTTAAGAAGATCAGTAACCCTGGTAAAAATGATGGAGAATTAGATTGGAATCTATAGAAGTAGAAAGAGATTAATGAACTATAAGAAATCTACGTACTATAAAATTCTAGAGCCACATAACTAGGTGGTTCACCCATCTGTGAACCAATTGGGTGGTTTTGTATTATGAAAACCTGCCCAAATCTAAGTGATGAACAGCATCTAATAAGGAGAGCTAGGTACAATACCTGTAGTACATATCTTAGTGAGCGCAAGCTCTCATTATAGAAACCAAAGAATGAAAGTCTCCATTTCTCGCAAATAAATCCAGCAAAACTTGTGGTTTGGACATGATAATAGAACGATCTTCCATCCCACGTCTCAATAAGCACCTTATCCCTGTCATCCTGTATGTCCCTAGGAACATAAGACTCAGAATAGCTACGGTATGGAATATCCAAAAACGTACTCAGATTTAGATCAATGCCATCATGTATGTCCGAAGGAACATCAGACGTAGAATAGCTACCATATGGAGTATCCGAAAGGTACTCAGATCAATACCATACTCTTTTACCCATGTAAACATATGAGTCTCATTGCTGTATTCTTTCAACATCCATATGTCCATTTTAACCGTTTAACTTGTTagtttcaaactgaattgacaccgtcaaaatcaatccaattaacccatataacaattaaatatttggttattttaacaaaacataatggtttaatttagggaagaattaaggaccatagaggttgtccaacagtctattcaatgatttactcctattatgtagttatgtagttaaatccttgctttattcaatgcctcatttaatttgatacaataGTGAAGcatatcaacaaaagcaaattttagtaagcatgcgaataaactagcaaaccgattactaactgtttagaaaccgtatggaataaactgcaatcaaaactatttaaaaccgtggaaccgaaaccgtttactaaaaggttgcggtttcagaaagtgcaaccgtttattaaatggtgcggttttggtttcagccaaataaatgtgaaccaaatcgAATTGCACTGTATACActaaaaccgaaccgattaacatcCTTAGCTACAACCCCCTGCTGGTacacaaagaaatgaaataattcacttcACTCGGGTTCACAAATAGCCTCTtaggttattttatttttcaaaatacccttttagattctatttctttggctgccactGAGGTTGCTATCTAGACACCAGCTAAATTTCATTCCGTGTAGACCACATTATCGAAGAGAACTCTTCCCCTTTTATATATTCCAGTAAGGCAATCTTCTATCACCTCTCTTATCCCTGACGTTTTAAAATACCTAGATTACCCTTTTAAGAcacattttcattatttttttcacttcaGTTATTATTAATCTACCTTATATATTGGATTATTTGTATGATCAAACTATGTATCACTAAATTAATAATGTTGCATTAATCCTTTAATGCCTACCTATAAAGGAAGATTGGAATCTTTTGTGATCTCACCACAGTCAAAACAAATTTCAGGCCCAAAACCCCCAATCTTCTGGGTTCACCATGTCTTGGATGAGAGGAGAACTGGAATTCTCAAATCACAAATTGAGGGAGTTGACAATTAATAATCTCCTTCTCATAGTCTAAAGTGATCCCTATGATTCCTGGGCATGAAAAACCATTCTAATTGGAGAAGGATCTCAATTTGGTGGGTCAGTAATGGTAAAAGAAAGCAACAACATTTATTCAGACAGGAAGGAAGAGATCAAATACTTACTTTAATAAGAATGATAAGCAAGCAAGAGATCAAATACTTTTTTTGTTATGAATGGAAAACAAGAAATCAATACTTACTTTAGCATGAATGAGAAGAAGCAAGAGATCAATTCCTCCATAGGACAGTACTCAAGTTAAAGAATATTAATTGTCTACTTACCctacatcaaaagaaaaagtaaaccTTCAAGAAAGATTCTTGGCTGCTTCTTGTTGCAAGGGATCAACCAACGCCCTCTTTTTAACATGAATGGGGAAGCTGGAAGCATCACTGCTCTTGACTACCTCAATCTTTTAACCCATATCACACCTCTGTGTCTCCTACATTGAACAGTCTCATCCCTTCGCTACCTGCTTTGAATTACCAACAATGGTTGAGGCTCTTGTTTCCAATGTCATCCAGAAATTGGGTGAGATCATCCAACAGGAGATTGACCAAGAGGTACGACTGGTCGTGGATGTGAAAAACGATGTCGACAAGCTCTCACGCACTTTTATGAAAATCCAGGCTGTGCTTAACGATGCTGAAGAGAGGCAAATCAAGGATAAATCAGTGCGGCTTTGGTTACAAGATCTGAAAGACGTAGC includes the following:
- the LOC122068613 gene encoding uncharacterized protein LOC122068613, with the protein product MSNIDRLSRMSIDDEDPSLVVVVPEDLLIKVFSWLPMKSLLRFKCLSKRWLDVISNDSYFIHLRSQHSKSKDSKPPLLFYSSCIPPGVEDSMIILLQSSTDMEGRLLDKFEFNKMDFPLRRPLMLPTRFDLVCFISKNQLHVCNPSTHELITLPPLVCNYNDIFEFHGSFGFGYVESTDEYKIVHLIPPFLEKRYGYGADLPMQCTQCAVFTLGMTEGSTSSYGSPWAWKIIGNSPYNVEHLQCPAFVDGVLHWLIDRKHHPELMTDIEQTILAFNLESEEFGLVPRPRDCSDLAGIDLQMVELRGLLCLSCVDEGDRKMDIWMLKNYCNETRTFTWVKEYSIDLSTLAGTPYGSYTRSACPLLSFGNMHLNMRTLGDGPRRSYSGSYVPRDIQDDGNKVLIEMWDGRSFYYHVQTASFTGFICEKWRRSFFSFYTESLRSLRYVIQKRFNFDEITGITHSQSRELAYMDNPPLYVVRVFALFDNPRRFSYGGYLTDFRGGFVAIEGKELEAEHFAGGDAIEAEAKAILCGLQLARGQGIQRIALVSNAKELVDAINTGERQSFQKLETILTKIIDLLSEFDWAQIFHDQRLSTQVAFQLARWAIKSSYGMGFHETKRPDWFIDG